In one Gossypium hirsutum isolate 1008001.06 chromosome D09, Gossypium_hirsutum_v2.1, whole genome shotgun sequence genomic region, the following are encoded:
- the LOC107893025 gene encoding uncharacterized protein, with amino-acid sequence MEEKKENVNTALFTAGIAVLLVCLKRALLLFLVQQWRAWVFLVLNLVLLAIFFTSMAPNSSQISQQEMNKNEEEMKKKRGNFNEAEACTEDHQVSNSKQIRKSEEVEDLVEKEVVVEEEEEEEENIEALKLSKEELNERVEAFIAMFRQQLALDARKGRNQADCSKKKHTNLSSDRVNRFVLKV; translated from the coding sequence AtggaggagaagaaagaaaatgtgaATACAGCTTTGTTTACAGCAGGAATAGCTGTTTTACTGGTATGTTTGAAACGTGCTCTACTGTTGTTTCTAGTTCAACAATGGCGAGCTTGGGTGTTTCTTGTGTTAAACCTTGTGCTTTTGGCTATTTTTTTCACTTCCATGGCCCCAAATTCAAGTCAAATTAGTCAgcaagaaatgaataaaaatgaggaagaaatgaagaagaaaagaggaaatttCAATGAAGCTGAAGCATGTACAGAAGATCATCAGGTCAGCAATTCAAAGCAAATAAGAAAAAGTGAAGAAGTTGAAGATCTAGTAGAGAAAGAAGTGgtggttgaagaagaagaagaagaagaagaaaacattgAGGCATTAAAGCTGTCAAAGGAGGAATTGAATGAGAGAGTTGAAGCATTCATTGCCATGTTTAGACAGCAGTTAGCTTTAGATGCAAGAAAAGGAAGAAACCAAGCTGATTGCAGCAAGAAGAAACACACCAACCTTTCATCTGATAGAGTAAATCGTTTCGTTTTGAAAGTTTAG